From the genome of Salarias fasciatus chromosome 22, fSalaFa1.1, whole genome shotgun sequence:
TAACTGATCCAGGGTCAGTTTATGACTTTCTCCGGGGAGCCTTGAAGCTTGGCTGTGATTGGTTGTTGATATGAAAGGATTTTCATCTGACCGgcgactcttcctcctcctcttcatcaggtcTTCATCAGGGGGCGGCTGGGGATCAGGTCCAGGCAGGTGAAGGGATGAGGTGAAGGGATGAGGTGATGAGGTAAAGGGATGAGGTGAAGGGGTGAGATGAAGGGATGAGGTAAAGGGATGAGGTGAAGGGGTGAGATGAAGGGATGAGGTGAAGGGATGAGGTGAAGGGATGAGGTGAAGGGATGAGGTGAAGGGATGAGATGATGAGGTGAAGGGATGAGGTGAAGGgatgaggtgatgaggtgaagggatgaggtgaagggatgaggtgatgaggtgaAGGGATGAGGTGAAGGGATGAGGTGAAGGGATGAGGTGAAGGGATGAAGTGAAGGGATGAGGTGAAGGGATGAAGTGAAGGGATGAGATGAAGGGATGAGGTGAAGGGATGAGGTGAAGGGATGAGATGAAGGGATGAGGTGAAGGGATGAGATGAAGGGATGAGGTGAAGGGATGAAGTGAAGGGATGAGGTGAAGGGATGAGATGAAGGGATGAGGTGAAGGGATGAGGTGAAGGGATGAGATGATGAGGTAAAGGGATGAGGTGAAGGgatgaggtgatgaggtgaagggatgagatgaagggatgaggtgaagggatgagatgaggtgatgaggtgaAGGGGTGAGATGAAGGGATGAGGTGAAGGGATGAgatgaggtgatgaggtgaagggatgaggtgatgaggtgaagggatgaggtgaagggatgagatgaagggatgaggtgaagggatgagatgaggtgatgaggtgaAGGGGTGAGATGAAGGGATGAGGTGAAGGGATGAGGTGAAGGGATGAGATGAAGGGATGAGATGAAGGGATGAGGTGAAGGGATGAGATGAGGTGATGAGATGAAGGgatgaggtgatgaggtgaagggatgaggtgaagggatgagatgaagggatgaggtgaagggatgagatgaggtgatgaggtgaAGGGGTGAGATGAAGGGATGAGGTGAAGGGATGAGGTGAAGGGATGAGATGAAGGGATGAGGTGAAGGGATGAGATGAAGGgatgagagctgcagcagccgcaggACGCTTCTACGCAGCTCCGGCTGCTGGTTCCCAGGTCGGAGACCTGCGGCCctgagcggcgagcggcctgGAATGAGGGATGAGGGGGTTCTGGGCTCCGCCTTCATGAAGGCTCCTGATTGGACGGTTCTGGTCTACCACGATGGGGAAGCCTGCACTTCCTCTCTGAAGCCTGTCAGAGGGTTAGTGTGAGGCGAGAAGCAGTGTTTGAACAAAGCAGCATAGAGCAGGccctgagggggcggggccagtgTGCAGGGGGGGGGGCCACAATTCcagagaggggcggggccagtgTGTCGGGAGGTGTAAGAGCGCTATGTCCTGGGCGGTGGTCACGGTTCTGcagcagttagcattagcattagcattagcattagcatttcgACCTGCTGCTTCTGAGCTTGATGCTAGCTTGACTCCGCTCCAGCCTCGTGATCGGCTCAGGGCGGAGCAGCTGTCACTGCGATTGGCTGTTTGGACGGTGTGTCAGGACATGGACGACCCGGAGACGCTGTCCTCGCTGTGTCTCCGGCGCCACGCAGGACTGAACCGGCCCGGCAGCTCCGTCCCTCCCGTCTCCCTGGGAGGACGTCCTCCAGGCGTGGCGTCTCTTCAGGAATGTGGGCGTCGACGTGCCTCCTCGCCGCGGTCGGGAAGCGGCGAGGGTACAGTGTGCTGCGATTCGCCGTGGTGGAATTCACGCTACAGTCTCACTCAACACTCGGCTCTCCGTCCTCGTGTCCCCGCGACCCATCATTCCAAAGCTCTGTTTGACTTTACCTCTGGAGAAACATGGCGGCAGTCACCGCTCCGCCGTTCTGGACTCCTCCCATCTGTGGGCGGAGCTTGGCGATGCATCAGtcccgttgccgtggaaactgGCCCGGCTGGGACAGGTTTCAGAGGGACGGAGTGACCGGTCCTCCTGTGGAGGCCAGCGGTCGCTCTGGTCCAGATCAGACTGAACctctgcagaggacagactgggcCTGGTGTCCAGAATGTCCAGCAGGAGACGGAGGTCCTGGAACGATGACGGGACGACCCGGAGGCGGCGAGGAGCGCTGGCTTTCCTCCGAACGAGCCtcatgctgctgctcttcaacatgTCCCAGCAGGTGAAGCCTCGGGGCCCCTGCAGGGCTGGAAACCACGGCTTTAACCAACAAGTGAGGACCGAGGGGGGCCGGATTCCTCCAGAATGAGGGAATGAGCAGAGGCTTGTTTTACGGAGGACGGTTCCACTGCagcgagcggcgggcggcggagCCGCAGGGTTCAGGTTCACGTGTGGAATCCATACAGCAGGGTTCAGAGCCTGAAACCAGGAAGTGCTGCGAACACGTCACACAGCCCCGAGCGGGGGCTCATGACCCCGGGCCCAGGGTGGGGGGTCATGACCCCGGGCCCAGGGTGGGGGGTCATGACCCCGGGCCCAGGGTGGGGGGTCATGACCCCGGGCCCAGGGTGGGGGGTCATGACCCCGGGCCCAGGGTGGGGGCTCATGACCCCGGGCCCAGGGTGGGGGGTCATGACCCCGGGCCCAGGGTGGGGGGTCATGACCCCGGGCCCAGGGTGGGGGGTCATGACCCCGGGCCCAGGGTGGTTTTTCGTCTTCAGGACCTTAATTTGAggactgtgtttttcagaatcgTTCTGGTTCAACTTTAATCTGGACTCTGCGGCTGATCAGCTCCAGCctattctctttcttttctcttcactctGACGCTCAAAGGGGTTTGATCTCCTCCGTCAGCAGGTTCTTCTCTCTTGGGGGTCTGTCAGCAgccccccccagcagccccccccagCTCAGGGTTCCTCCTCTCAGCAGACCGATGAGAACTCTCCTGGTTTCACGTGACGCTCATGACGTGGTTCTCATCAGATGaaagctgaactgaaagctGGACCTGGTCTCCTCACACCGGATCTTACACTGCTGCCGAGCAGAGCCACTCCCTGTGTGTCCTCATGTgtcactgccccccccccccccccccggttacCTGGTTAcagcaggggggcggggttTGGCATTAAATgataacaggaaatgaaaggaATGACATGCAGTCAGACTGGAAGTCACtctgaagggtgtgtgtgtgtgtgtgtgtgtgtgtgtgtgtgtgtgtgtgtgtgtgtgtgtgtgtgtgtgtgtgtgtgtgtgtgtgtgtgtgtgtgtgtgtgtgtgtgtgtgtgtgtgcagactctGGAGGCCATGCCCGTCTGGTTGTCCTGAGGACCATCGGGACTGGAGCGGTGAAGCAGCATGGCCGTCTTCAAGCCGGAGAACGTGGAGGACTTCTACGAGATCGGAGAGGTTCTGGGGAGGTAGAGCGGCGGAGTTCTGAGCTTCAGGAAACGTTTCTCGTTCCAAACGGAACGCTGACATTTTCATAGCAACACGACCTTTGTTCATATTTAGTCACGCTAACTGTTCAATCTGAGCACACACCTTTCTTTGGATGTCAGATCAGACTGGAGTGTTTATTATAGATCACTTCATCTCCACGAGGTTCTACTGCTgctctgtctgtccgtccgtctgtctgtctctctgtctgtctgtctctcactctgtgtctctctgtctgtctctctctctgtctgtctgtctgtcgctGTTTTAGTCAGTTTGTcactctgtctgtttttttgctctgttgctttgtctgtccgtctgtccgtctgtccgtctgtccgtctgtccgtctgtctgtccgtctgtcgctctgtccgtctgtctgtctgtctgtctgtctccttgttgttctgtgtgtctgttgtcCCCGTTGCGACTGTAGTCCAGAGTCTGGTCCTCCTGggtctgtcctgtcctctggtGTGGACGGGGACGCTCCTGCTCTGACCTGTAGCTTCAGCTCAGTCTTGGTCATGTTGTGTCCACACGGCTCTCACCGGGCCGTCTCCCGGTGGTCCAGTGGACTGTCCCCCGCGGTCCCTGACCCCGCGGtgctgtccctgtcctgtccccaGTGGCCACTTCGGCCAGGTGCGCCGGGTGTGTGAGCGGTCCTCCGGGACCAGCTGGGCCGCCAAGTTCCTGAAGATCCGCAAGAGCGCCTGCAGCCGCATGGGCCTGGACCGCGGCAGCGTGCAGCGCGAGGTGGACATCCTGCACGCCATCCAGCACCCCGGCGTGGTGGGCCTGAAGGACGTGTTCGAGAGCCGGGCCGAGGTGGTGCTCATCCTGGAGCTGTGAGTCCTCGGCGTCCTGCCGGAGCCCCGCCACGCTGGGTGTTCAACCCGTGGCTCTacagtccctctgcagcggctccttGAACCGTTACTAAACATTGAACCTGTAGGGACACGGCTCCGAGCGAGCAGTCACTCTGAGCTCTGAAGGGATTCAGAGAAAGGTAGAAACAActgaaaccacaagaaatgaggAACAAATGACAAACGgcttaaaaatactgaaatgtctccaatttacaaaagaaagaaagttaaatatggttttaaaaaagcatgaaaaaactGCTTAACAAGAGGGAAAAACAGCTACAATTCCAAAatcgtcaaaaaaaaaaaaaaaaacagcttgaaaagAGGAGCGGGACTGTTTAACCTGGTActgttctgaactgtagttaaaacttcatcaATGCTTCATAAGATCTACTTTTCCTTTGTGCGTCACATaaaacttcctgagctgcagtcgcctcattttaaagctttaacGCTGAAGTCCAGCGTTCCGCCACAAGTCGCCTCTGACCTCGAGACGGAACGTAGAACCCAGTAAAGTTCCAGCAGCGACGCAGCTGCAGACCTCAGAATGAGAGTCTGTTTATGGTAAACCTGCAGGGGTCACAGGTCAATGTTCAGTCAGCATCATGGACCCTGACTGTGACGAGTCGAccttcatcacttcctgctcGGATTCACAGACCCTGTAATCCAGGGTTCTGCGTCCTTGAAGGCCAACAGAGCCGCTTCACTGCCTTTCCACCACGTCCGGCCGGTCTGGAGCCTGAAGCACGTCTAACCTTCAAAATGAGGCGGATGCAGCTCGGTTTGTTACATTCAGCctgtttttgtacctgatttgaACAGTTTTGCTCTTTTTGAGCTTTTGTccttgacagttttgaaatctTATTCATTTTAACCGATTCGCctctttttaagcagttttccATTTTTGAATAGtatctttttgtttcattagaataaaataagttaaatgtttattcatgtatcatgtggtgaaggcttcatggagccactacagagggaGTAAAGAGAcacgtggctccagagccgcaggttgaacacccctgatTCAAACACTGGATTGATCAGAGAAATCCTGTCCAATCAGACGTCAGCAGCACGACGGCTGGAAACAGTGGCGTCACACCTGCATAAAGTTGTTAGAAATGGCTGGAGTTTCAGTCTGTGAGAGCAAATAGagcctgaccctgaccctgaccctgccctgccctgaccctgaccctgaccctgaccctcaGGGTGAGCGGCGGCGAGCTGTTCGACTTCATCGCCGAgaaggagaacctgctggagagCGAGGCCATCGAGTTCATGAAGCAgatcctggagggtctgggaTTCATGCACAGCAAGAGCATCGCACACTTTGACCTGAaggtatatacacacacacacacacacacacacacacacacacacacacacacacacacacacacacacacacacacaccccggccGGCGGTGACGCTGTTCCCGTGTTCAGCCGGAGAACATCATGCTGTCGGACAGAGCCTCGCCGCATCCCAGGATCAAGCTGATCGACTTCGGCCTGGCTCACCTGTTCAGCCCGGGGGAGGAGTTCCGGAGCACCAGCGGAACGCCGCAGTACATCGGTGAGGACCAACCCCCGGCACCTGCCCCGAATCCTGGCCGATCCTGATCAGAATCCGGTCAGAAACACAGAGTGACACGATCACGTTCAGCAAGCTGAGCAGACTGGAAACATTCAGCGGTTATAATTCCTGttaatctcacacacacacacacacacagacacagacacagacacagacacacacacacacacacacacacacacacacacacacacacacacacacacacacacacacacacacacacgtttgtacagttatagttgtgaggacactcattgacatgaTGCAtctcctagccccttaccctaaccatcAGAAATGAATGCCTAACCcaaacccagaccctaaacctgaccgaaacctaattgtaaccctaaaccaaaaatcaagtctgaacctcaaaaaggccaaaaaaggtctgtaGAATcatgaggaccggcaaaaatgtcctcactttccaaaaattgtcctcacttgtaaggttataaACCCAtggtcctcacaaaaggtcctcacaacgtacagctgtacaagtacacacacacacacacacacacacacacacacacacacacacacacacacacaggcacacacgcCCTCGCTGCATGGACATTAGGACGTTCTGCTGAGACTGAGGCTGGATGAGAGCGTTGCCATGGCGATCCCCGTCTCTCTGGAGTCAGGTACAGAAACACGCCGGCCATGGAACCAGACCTCCGGCGTTGGATTAAAAAGCTGCTCTTCACTCCGAGCAGCAGGAACTCTTTTGGGCCAAACTGACAGTCTGTCACAGCTTTGTGATGTGAAGGAGAGAGACtgtccagctccagcaggaagacggaccacctggtcctggtccggtcAGGGTCTCAGTGATCGGGCAGTGAGGGAGAATCCATTAAAACCTGGACGCTGAAAGCTGCTGAACAGTCTTCGTGTTAATCTGAGATTTGTTTCCTGGCGGCTGAAGCCCTCGCCCTGTGGCTGCGTAGAGAGAATGGGTTCGAGGGTTTGACCAGGAGCTTTCACTCTATGCAGATGACCTCTTGTTATGCGTCTCAACTCATTCTAGCATCCCCATAATCCTGGATATATTTAAGAAGTTTGGAAGGTATTTCAGGTTATGGAGGTATCCTGGGGTTGAGGTGATGAGATGTTTGCTGACCTGTCTCACCAGATggttctctcttcctctcaatAACCAGGCAGGTCGCCTTGATCAAAAAGTCAGTTTCCTCAATGTCTTTATCTCTTTCACCATTTAAGTCTTACTTCTCCACACTGGACCTGATCAGCTCCTCCCTAACGGGCCTGATGTTCTGACCAGCCCTCAGTATCTGGTCTGATAGACGTCTGGAGACTATTGAGGACGGCTTCTTCTCTCTTGCTGCCTTGGAATCTAAATTTAGTTTTCCAAGAACTCATTTATTCCCCTTTTATCATTATGTGAAATCTTGCTCCTCTGATTTTCCCAGTAAACCACCAGAGTCTCTGCTGGATCAGCTCTCCacccttttatttaaaaaaataactttatttaaacaggttttcagTTATATAGACAAGTAAGCAAACAGACATACAAAATGGCAAAAAACATAATCCCATATGCCTCCCCATAACCTCCACACAACCACCTCATATACCCTCCTGTGGGACCAAAAGCACACAaagggaagagagaaagagaaaagaaaagggaaaaaaataggaCCCACTGATATCTGGTATAATTTCAGACTTTCAAGGTCATAATGATCTTGGAGCCTTGATAATGATGATCAATAAGGCATGGACAAAGCATGGCATAATTTAAGAGAAAGGGAGACTAGAATCACTGTTACAGCTGTCAGTGTCGAACTACAGTCTCGGGGGACCGTTCAGACGGTCAGCTCAGCTTGTTGTTTGGATGACATAATCtagtaaaatttaaaaattcaCTTCTTAACAAACTCAACGAATGGAGACCACACTCTTAACAAGTTTGTCATCAGACCCATTTAATGTATGCCTGATTTTTTCTAGTTGGAGTAAAGACAGCACCTCCTGGATCCATCTCCTGAAGGGTGGACATTTGTCGGATTTCCAGTTGATTAGGATCGGCCTGCGCGCCATAAGGCTACTGAACGCTGCTGCTCTCTTTTGAGAGTTTGTAGTATGTGTTGGCACGGGTACGactccagctctcctcccttAACGCTAAAGATGAAAGCCCCGTAGGAATGATAGGGAACTACATGTGAAGCTGGTCTCTGGACCACTTGAAGGccaggggtcagggtctggggatTCCTCTATCAGAGGAGATATGGGAGAGGTTATTAATAGTGTCCACTCATATCCGGTTTGTGCAGGACACAACCTCCTCCAGTCTGAAGTCTGACGGGAAAcattcttcattcattcattcaaactgTCCAGAATCTCTCTGATCAGAGCGATACGGCctcctgctgacctctgacctcagccaCATGTCCTGGACTGCTCTGTTAGAAACACTTCAGTCAGATCACGGCGCTGGAACCTCTTATTGCAGTATCCGGTGTTCCAGCCTCACTCAGAGTCCCCGAGCCTGCCGGGGATCTTACTGCAGCCACGCCCCCTACTGGCTGGAAGACTAAATCCTAAAGGGTCTCGTCCCCCCAGTCCGGCCCATAACAGCTGGATTCAGGAGGTTCTGCGATGGGTCGCTTCAGAGAGGATTAGGTTCACTGGAGTGTTTATGGGAGGAGAGTTTTCATGAGAAGGCTGCTTCATCGCTCCCTGAcctcctgctctctgtgctTTCAGCTCCGGAGGTGATCAACGCCGAGCCTCtgagcacagcagcagacatGTGGTGAGTTCCTGCaggt
Proteins encoded in this window:
- the LOC115409045 gene encoding death-associated protein kinase 2 codes for the protein MAVFKPENVEDFYEIGEVLGSGHFGQVRRVCERSSGTSWAAKFLKIRKSACSRMGLDRGSVQREVDILHAIQHPGVVGLKDVFESRAEVVLILELVSGGELFDFIAEKENLLESEAIEFMKQILEGLGFMHSKSIAHFDLKPENIMLSDRASPHPRIKLIDFGLAHLFSPGEEFRSTSGTPQYIAPEVINAEPLSTAADMWSIGVITYILLSGLSPFQDHTDEDTLKNILSMKYEFDERYFSMTSSLAKDFIQKLLVKSPSERMTAEESLLHPWIKPITRKQAAKRNRSSINMKNFKKFNARRKWKMSFNMVWVCNRLASWNLRNKTSSEPDPLERQCESDVEDTETKTASLLRRRLSSSS